Within the Elusimicrobiota bacterium genome, the region ATACAATAAAAGATAATCCTCATTTCGGTTATAAAGTAGTAGGATTTTTAGATGATTTTGAGATACCGATGCATGAGAGTAAGTATTTAGGTCAGGTAAGTAAATTAAGCGAGGTATTAGAAAAATATAACATTGATAATGTAATAGTAGCTCTACCGAACTATGCTACAGAGAAGCTTCTAGAAGTTATACACACATGTGAAGTTAGCGGAAAAAACGTAAGGATAATTCCGGATTATTTCAGGTTTGCGTCGTCAAAATATAACATCACCATGTTCGGGAAATTTCCAGTAATTGCAATTAAAAGCGAAAAAATTGATCAATTCCATTGGCGTTTTTGGAAACGTCTTTTTGATATTGCTTTTAGTCTTGGGATATTTATTTTCATATTGTCATGGTTATACCCGTTAATTGCATTATTAATTAAACTTGATTCCAAAGGTCCGGCAGTTTTTAAGCAGGAAAGGTGGGGAAGAGACAAGAAAATATTTACTGTATTTAAATTCAGAAGCATGATTTGCACTTCGAAGGACTATGATAAAAATGGTAAATTTTTACAGGCAAAACCGAATGATCCCCGTATGACCAGATTAGGGAGATTCCTTAGAAGTTCTAATATTGATGAACTTCCGCAGTTCTTAAATGTTCTTAAGGGGGAGATGTCTGTTGTAGGTCCACGCCCACATGCTATCCGTCATAATCTTGAAACTAAGGACTTAATCCCACATTATATGCTGCGCCATCAAGTAAAACCAGGAATAACCGGGTGGGCACAAGTTAATGGTTACCGTGGTGAAACATCGGATATTACTTTAATGGAAAAAAGAGTTGAATATGATTTGTGGTATATTGAAAATTGGTCTTTACTACTTGATATACAAATAATATTTCTAACAATTTGGCTACTAATTAAAGGTGACAAAAACGCGTACTGAGTTGAGAAAGACTAGTGCAGAGGGCAGAGAGTAGGGTGCAGAGAGCGAAGAGCAGAGTGCAGAGAGCATAGGGCATAGAGTGAATGGCTAAGTTTAGATTTCAAGATTTACAAATATGGAAAGAAGCTATTGATATTGCAGATAAACTTTGTGATATCGCAGATAACCTGGAACAGAAAAAACTATATAGATTTTCTGAACAGTTAAGAGGTGCTGCAATGTCGATGAGCAATAACATAGCAGAGGGCTCAGGGTCAAATTCAAGAAAAGAGTTTT harbors:
- a CDS encoding undecaprenyl-phosphate glucose phosphotransferase, with the protein product MLTNRTYLHFFRQFFDYACIIFIFLLDSIISTGREEILYTHKVNEILLLLLLLFTWFISTHSTNLYDEFRSRNFSFELVVLIKNILVQILVSIVLIFLIKEITFSRLFVLYNGLFLFLFLITEKFLFSKVLDSLRKRGRNIRSILIIGAGDVGKKFFYTIKDNPHFGYKVVGFLDDFEIPMHESKYLGQVSKLSEVLEKYNIDNVIVALPNYATEKLLEVIHTCEVSGKNVRIIPDYFRFASSKYNITMFGKFPVIAIKSEKIDQFHWRFWKRLFDIAFSLGIFIFILSWLYPLIALLIKLDSKGPAVFKQERWGRDKKIFTVFKFRSMICTSKDYDKNGKFLQAKPNDPRMTRLGRFLRSSNIDELPQFLNVLKGEMSVVGPRPHAIRHNLETKDLIPHYMLRHQVKPGITGWAQVNGYRGETSDITLMEKRVEYDLWYIENWSLLLDIQIIFLTIWLLIKGDKNAY
- a CDS encoding four helix bundle protein encodes the protein MAKFRFQDLQIWKEAIDIADKLCDIADNLEQKKLYRFSEQLRGAAMSMSNNIAEGSGSNSRKEFFQFLNISRRSTFENANILIILNRRNLIEENKMNLLLEQLDILCRKITNFQKSLNN